From Desulfobacterales bacterium, the proteins below share one genomic window:
- a CDS encoding CinA family nicotinamide mononucleotide deamidase-related protein — MIAEILSTGDEICSGAIIDSNSAHIAEKLMELDIEVTRHSCVGDDPEALANILTEIGGRADISIITGGLGPTKDDLSAEAAAMAAGTGLEKNEKAVAYIEGFFEKYHRQVSESDYKQAMLPQGATPIFNARGTAPGFSLTIGKSRCYFMPGIPHEMTAMLAEQVIPDIQKNLQPPDKFQRIRTLSAFGLPEARVNDRMADISDAFPSVRYGLLARFPVIYIKLIAVGETPEDLTRDLDQASRWAQERFGKYIFSTTGLTIEAEVGKLLKDAGATVAVAESCTGGLIADMLTNISGSSNYFLLSTVTYANSAKIELLNVPPEVIDQHGAVHEETAKLMAEGVRQISGAAYGIATSGIAGPTGGTDEKPVGTVCIGIAGPDGAAGERHHSPFKERTANKQIFAVLALNVLRKQIMKEFYI; from the coding sequence ATGATTGCCGAAATATTATCCACGGGAGATGAAATCTGCTCCGGCGCTATTATCGACAGTAATTCCGCGCACATTGCAGAAAAGCTGATGGAGCTGGACATTGAGGTCACCCGGCACAGCTGTGTGGGCGATGATCCGGAGGCGCTGGCCAATATTTTGACGGAAATCGGCGGCCGGGCGGATATTTCTATCATTACCGGCGGGCTGGGGCCGACAAAAGACGATCTTTCGGCCGAAGCCGCAGCTATGGCCGCCGGCACCGGGCTTGAAAAAAATGAGAAGGCGGTGGCCTACATCGAAGGCTTTTTTGAAAAATACCATCGACAGGTATCTGAGTCGGACTATAAACAGGCCATGCTGCCCCAGGGGGCGACCCCGATTTTTAATGCCCGGGGGACGGCGCCCGGATTTTCTCTGACCATCGGAAAAAGCCGCTGCTATTTTATGCCGGGCATTCCCCATGAAATGACGGCCATGCTTGCCGAGCAGGTGATACCGGATATTCAGAAAAATCTGCAGCCGCCGGACAAATTTCAGCGGATCCGGACGCTTTCCGCCTTTGGTCTCCCGGAGGCGCGGGTAAATGACCGGATGGCCGATATATCGGATGCGTTTCCCAGTGTGCGATACGGCCTTCTGGCCCGATTCCCGGTTATCTATATTAAACTTATCGCTGTCGGTGAAACGCCGGAGGATCTCACCCGGGACCTGGACCAGGCAAGCCGCTGGGCCCAGGAGAGGTTCGGTAAATACATCTTTTCCACCACAGGCCTGACGATCGAGGCGGAAGTCGGGAAATTGCTGAAGGACGCCGGGGCAACGGTGGCTGTGGCGGAGAGCTGCACCGGAGGGCTGATTGCGGATATGCTGACCAACATATCCGGCAGTTCAAATTATTTCCTGCTCTCCACGGTGACCTATGCCAATTCCGCAAAAATTGAGCTTTTAAATGTCCCGCCGGAGGTTATTGATCAGCATGGTGCAGTCCACGAGGAAACTGCAAAGCTTATGGCCGAGGGGGTCAGACAGATCTCCGGGGCCGCATACGGCATTGCCACCAGCGGCATTGCCGGGCCGACCGGGGGAACGGACGAAAAACCGGTGGGCACGGTCTGTATCGGTATCGCCGGTCCTGACGGGGCGGCGGGCGAGCGGCATCATTCCCCGTTTAAGGAGCGCACGGCCAATAAACAGATATTTGCCGTTTTGGCGTTAAATGTGCTAAGGAAACAAATTATGAAGGAGTTCTACATATAA
- a CDS encoding BCCT family transporter codes for MAKNSDQENKPVPEKQESEGWFHLDVHPQVFFISAGLIILFVVSTIFFQKYMGDVFQQMQSAMSSYAGWFFIWTVNIVLVFMLVMLAGRFSNIRLGGPDAKPEFSTMGWFSMLFSAGMGIGLLFYGVAEPMFHFVANPLTEPGTTEAARKSMDITFLHWGLHPWAIYALVALSLAFFSFNKGLPLSIRTAFYPLLGERIYGWPGNIIDILATVATLFGVATSLGLGVQQVNAGLDYLLGIGQSPKIQVILIACITAVATWSVVKGLDKGIRRLSEINISFAALLALFVLLVGPTVFILDALLENIGYYIQHLPQLSTWNETYEHTAWQQGWTIFYWSWWIAWSPFVGMFIARVSYGRTIREFILGVMLVPTFITFLWITIFGNTALFIEMFGSGGIAKTVQENIPVSLFVLLEKFPLGVITSSLSIVVIITFFVTSSDSGSMVIDIITSGGNPNPPVLSRLFWAILEGAVAAALLVGGGLVALQTATITTGLPFAVVILGMCFALYRGLSEYAAPTEFTLGDRQAREYKIRTHPPLKKTFGRRRLW; via the coding sequence ATGGCCAAAAATTCTGATCAGGAGAATAAGCCAGTACCGGAAAAACAGGAATCGGAAGGCTGGTTTCATCTGGATGTCCACCCCCAGGTATTCTTTATTTCAGCGGGGCTGATCATCCTGTTTGTGGTTAGTACCATTTTTTTTCAAAAATACATGGGCGATGTATTCCAGCAGATGCAGAGCGCCATGTCCAGCTATGCCGGCTGGTTTTTTATCTGGACAGTCAATATCGTCCTGGTATTCATGCTGGTAATGCTGGCCGGCCGGTTTAGCAATATCCGGCTGGGTGGCCCGGACGCCAAGCCGGAATTTTCCACAATGGGCTGGTTTTCCATGCTCTTTTCCGCCGGCATGGGCATCGGCCTGCTCTTCTACGGCGTGGCCGAGCCCATGTTTCATTTTGTCGCCAACCCCCTGACCGAACCCGGCACCACGGAAGCCGCCCGAAAATCCATGGATATCACCTTTCTGCACTGGGGCCTGCACCCATGGGCGATTTATGCGCTGGTGGCCCTGTCCCTGGCCTTTTTTTCATTTAACAAGGGTTTGCCCCTGTCCATTCGAACCGCCTTTTATCCCCTCTTGGGAGAACGCATCTACGGCTGGCCCGGAAATATTATCGATATTCTGGCCACTGTGGCCACCCTTTTCGGCGTGGCCACATCCCTGGGGCTCGGCGTACAGCAGGTCAACGCCGGGTTAGACTATCTTTTGGGCATCGGCCAGTCGCCCAAAATCCAGGTCATCCTGATCGCATGCATCACCGCCGTGGCCACCTGGTCGGTGGTCAAGGGGCTGGACAAGGGCATCCGGCGGCTTAGTGAGATAAACATCTCCTTTGCCGCGCTGCTCGCCCTTTTCGTCCTGCTGGTTGGCCCCACGGTGTTTATTCTGGATGCGCTGCTGGAAAACATCGGTTATTATATCCAGCACCTGCCCCAGCTCTCCACCTGGAATGAAACCTATGAGCACACCGCATGGCAGCAGGGCTGGACCATCTTTTACTGGTCCTGGTGGATCGCCTGGTCGCCGTTTGTGGGCATGTTTATCGCCCGGGTCTCTTACGGCCGGACCATCCGGGAATTTATTCTCGGGGTGATGCTGGTGCCCACCTTTATTACGTTTCTGTGGATCACCATCTTCGGAAACACCGCCCTGTTTATTGAAATGTTCGGCTCCGGCGGCATTGCCAAGACGGTTCAGGAAAATATCCCGGTATCGCTTTTTGTGCTGCTGGAAAAATTCCCGCTGGGGGTCATCACATCGAGCCTCTCGATTGTTGTGATCATTACCTTTTTCGTCACCTCTTCGGACTCCGGCTCCATGGTCATCGACATCATCACCTCGGGCGGAAACCCCAATCCGCCGGTGCTGTCCCGGCTCTTCTGGGCCATCCTGGAGGGTGCCGTCGCTGCGGCGCTGCTTGTGGGCGGCGGGCTTGTGGCCCTGCAGACAGCCACCATCACCACCGGCCTGCCCTTTGCCGTTGTGATCCTGGGGATGTGCTTTGCCCTTTACCGCGGGTTGTCCGAGTATGCCGCGCCCACGGAATTCACCCTGGGCGACCGGCAGGCCCGGGAATATAAAATCAGAACCCATCCGCCGCTTAAAAAGACCTTCGGGCGCCGGCGGCTTTGGTAA
- a CDS encoding glycine betaine ABC transporter substrate-binding protein codes for MPGPAWGMANAGQNIRLVHTDWSSSIASANLVKAVFEEKLGTRCELVSVSADKMWKAVAEGRADVMLSGWLPDTHGYYHKQFRDHVVDLGPNLEGTKIGFVVPDVTLGRLTAGTGIRNQPYITIDSIEELKTHADKFNHRIVGIEPEAGIMHKAKEAMEAYDLDNFRLVESSEVALMAELSHAIRHQKWLVVTGWLPHWSFARWSLKFLDDPKNVFGEGGSIHTIARQGLDTDMPKAFRVLDNFSWAPEDIGQLMLWIQEDDGRFPYEKALRWIRTHPDKIEQWIE; via the coding sequence ATGCCCGGCCCGGCTTGGGGCATGGCGAATGCCGGGCAGAATATTCGGCTGGTCCACACGGACTGGTCCTCTTCCATTGCTTCGGCCAATCTTGTCAAAGCGGTATTTGAGGAAAAGCTCGGCACCCGTTGCGAACTGGTGTCTGTGAGTGCGGACAAAATGTGGAAGGCGGTGGCTGAAGGCCGTGCAGACGTCATGCTGTCCGGCTGGCTGCCGGACACCCATGGCTATTACCACAAACAGTTCAGAGACCACGTGGTTGATTTGGGACCGAACCTGGAAGGCACCAAAATCGGATTCGTGGTGCCGGATGTGACCCTCGGCCGCCTGACCGCCGGCACCGGCATCCGGAACCAGCCCTATATAACCATCGATTCCATCGAAGAGCTAAAAACCCATGCGGACAAATTCAACCACCGGATTGTCGGCATTGAGCCTGAGGCCGGTATCATGCACAAAGCAAAGGAGGCCATGGAGGCTTATGATCTGGACAACTTCCGTCTGGTGGAAAGCAGCGAGGTGGCCCTGATGGCCGAATTATCCCACGCCATCCGCCACCAGAAATGGCTGGTGGTTACCGGTTGGCTGCCGCACTGGAGTTTTGCCCGCTGGAGTCTCAAGTTCCTTGATGATCCGAAGAACGTATTCGGAGAGGGCGGCAGTATTCATACGATCGCCCGCCAGGGATTGGACACGGATATGCCGAAAGCCTTCCGGGTGCTGGACAATTTCTCATGGGCGCCCGAGGATATCGGGCAGCTGATGCTATGGATTCAGGAGGATGACGGCCGGTTTCCCTATGAAAAGGCCCTGCGGTGGATCCGGACCCATCCGGATAAAATTGAACAATGGATTGAATAA
- a CDS encoding serine protease — MLQDIYFQYKNACMMLFRREGDEVVFRGTAFLVHPDGYLLTAAHLITGKYELMAVPVEDAAGFVEVHTDTVSPIRLEIRQIDRERDLALLKFTEEIEITMPDHIIGIPDEVPIGNSVATLGFPFGFYGVYNQLIKQAVVCSKILSGNGTGIFLFDTMVHDGNRGGPLINIYDGRIIGVVGGRFEPQELMPDYLKRSEAPIRSDVAYAVSVEHAAALIKKEALTVI; from the coding sequence ATGCTCCAGGACATCTATTTTCAGTACAAAAATGCCTGCATGATGCTCTTTCGCCGGGAAGGCGATGAAGTGGTCTTTCGGGGCACAGCCTTTCTGGTCCATCCGGACGGCTACCTGCTCACCGCCGCCCATCTGATTACCGGCAAATACGAATTGATGGCCGTGCCTGTAGAGGATGCGGCCGGATTTGTCGAGGTCCATACCGACACCGTCTCACCTATCCGCCTGGAAATCCGGCAGATTGACCGCGAGCGGGATCTGGCCCTCTTAAAATTTACCGAAGAGATTGAAATCACCATGCCGGATCACATCATAGGCATTCCGGATGAGGTGCCCATCGGCAACAGCGTGGCGACTTTGGGGTTTCCGTTCGGCTTTTACGGTGTCTACAACCAGTTGATCAAGCAGGCGGTGGTCTGCTCCAAGATCCTTTCCGGAAACGGCACCGGCATTTTCCTTTTTGACACCATGGTCCACGACGGCAACAGGGGCGGGCCGTTGATCAACATTTATGACGGCCGGATCATCGGGGTGGTTGGCGGCCGCTTCGAACCTCAGGAGCTTATGCCCGATTACTTAAAACGCTCAGAGGCACCGATTAGAAGCGACGTAGCCTATGCGGTATCCGTGGAACACGCGGCCGCCCTGATTAAGAAAGAGGCATTAACAGTAATCTAA
- a CDS encoding TerB family tellurite resistance protein — protein MGWLGKAIGGTVGFAVGGPIGAVAGAVFGHMFDGDEEKPRMISGQGGSVEERAQMAFFVAAFSMLAKLARADGQVSEAEVNTIRQFMARDLNLNAQSRQAAEQIFQTALNTPQSFEDFAGQFYQHFSGQPQLLEFMIDILLRVSVADGALQEAEERLILSAVRIFQISDSDYQKIKSRYVKNTERYYAALGCNSSDSNDEIKKKYRKLVRDYHPDTISAKGLPDEFVKFANDKFREIQEAYDAIRKERNL, from the coding sequence ATGGGTTGGTTGGGAAAAGCCATCGGCGGGACCGTCGGGTTTGCGGTGGGCGGGCCGATCGGCGCCGTTGCAGGGGCCGTGTTCGGTCATATGTTTGACGGTGACGAAGAAAAACCCCGCATGATCTCGGGCCAGGGCGGCTCTGTCGAGGAGCGCGCCCAGATGGCGTTTTTTGTGGCTGCATTCTCCATGCTGGCCAAACTGGCGCGGGCGGACGGGCAGGTCTCCGAAGCCGAGGTAAATACCATACGGCAGTTCATGGCGCGGGACCTTAATTTGAACGCCCAGAGCCGGCAGGCCGCGGAGCAGATCTTTCAGACCGCGCTCAATACGCCGCAGTCTTTTGAGGATTTTGCGGGCCAGTTTTATCAGCATTTTTCCGGGCAGCCCCAGCTTTTGGAATTTATGATCGATATCCTCCTGCGGGTCTCGGTGGCAGACGGCGCCCTTCAGGAGGCTGAAGAGCGTCTGATTCTTTCCGCTGTCCGGATTTTCCAAATCAGCGATTCGGATTATCAGAAGATTAAATCCCGGTACGTTAAAAATACAGAGCGATATTACGCTGCCCTGGGCTGCAATAGCAGTGATTCGAATGATGAGATTAAGAAAAAGTACCGCAAGCTGGTCCGGGATTATCATCCGGACACCATTTCCGCCAAGGGCTTGCCGGATGAATTCGTCAAGTTCGCCAATGATAAATTCCGGGAGATCCAGGAGGCCTATGATGCAATCAGGAAAGAGAGAAATTTGTAA
- a CDS encoding AMP-binding protein — translation MAKNFSCWPEGWPKALDYPERPVHAFLEYTAERVPNRIAMHFGGMVLTYAEFKTLVDRFATALADLGLKKGERMAIHLPNCPQFAIAYYALLKIGGVFTPLSPLLSPYEAKHQLSDAGAKTLLSLDLLYPGIQGIIGETDVERVISTSIGDCYNVLIAPLKPVGKLPVPDTLDMAELIAKHQPEPPEVEFEVNKDLAHLAYTGGTTGVSKGVMLTHANVVKNTLQFGCWMSGAQLKIYEDQRVEPVFPEGVDPKKDRPVAQDHETALVVVPWFHAMGVIAYLNNMVSGGTTMVVFPRFDPQEYLEAIPKFSATMLGGAPQLFTPLVDQPNFDQYDLSRIKFIGSGAAPLPLTVLEKMKQAFGGAIFIEAYGLTECTMGALCNPAGRPKPGSVGLPVFDTECRVVDPESGEPLPPGQEGEICIKGPQVMAGYWNRPEETAQVLKDGWLYTGDIGREDEEGYFYITDRKKDMIIYKGYNVYPREIEEILYTHPAVELAAVLGKKDDTGNEIPVAFVKVRDGMQPAEAELINAVNDKVAAYKKLRQVIFTDDIPVSMAGKVLKRELRERL, via the coding sequence GTGGCGAAGAATTTTTCCTGCTGGCCCGAAGGATGGCCCAAGGCGCTCGATTACCCGGAGCGCCCGGTCCATGCATTCCTCGAGTACACCGCCGAACGGGTGCCCAACCGGATTGCCATGCATTTTGGCGGCATGGTACTTACCTATGCGGAATTTAAAACCCTTGTGGATCGATTCGCTACAGCGCTCGCTGACCTGGGCCTTAAGAAAGGCGAGCGCATGGCCATCCATCTGCCCAATTGCCCCCAGTTCGCCATCGCCTATTATGCGCTGCTAAAAATCGGCGGGGTATTTACCCCGCTCTCTCCCCTGCTCTCCCCTTATGAGGCCAAGCACCAGCTAAGCGATGCCGGGGCCAAAACCCTGCTTTCCCTGGATCTCCTCTACCCCGGCATACAAGGCATCATCGGGGAGACGGATGTGGAGCGGGTGATCTCCACCAGTATCGGTGACTGTTATAATGTGCTCATCGCCCCGTTAAAGCCGGTGGGCAAGCTGCCGGTGCCGGATACGCTGGACATGGCGGAGCTTATCGCCAAGCACCAGCCCGAGCCGCCTGAAGTTGAATTTGAGGTTAACAAGGACCTGGCCCATCTGGCTTACACGGGCGGAACCACCGGGGTGTCCAAGGGCGTGATGCTCACCCACGCCAATGTGGTCAAAAACACCCTCCAGTTCGGCTGCTGGATGAGCGGGGCTCAACTGAAAATTTATGAAGACCAGCGCGTGGAACCGGTCTTTCCGGAGGGCGTTGACCCCAAAAAAGACCGTCCCGTTGCCCAGGACCATGAAACCGCCCTTGTCGTGGTGCCCTGGTTTCACGCCATGGGCGTGATCGCCTATCTGAATAACATGGTCTCCGGCGGAACCACCATGGTGGTCTTTCCGCGGTTTGATCCCCAGGAATACCTGGAAGCCATTCCCAAGTTTTCGGCCACCATGCTGGGCGGTGCGCCCCAGCTGTTCACCCCGCTGGTGGATCAGCCCAATTTTGATCAGTATGATCTTTCCCGGATCAAGTTCATCGGCTCCGGCGCAGCTCCGCTGCCGCTGACCGTTTTAGAGAAGATGAAACAGGCATTCGGCGGCGCCATTTTTATCGAAGCCTATGGGCTTACCGAATGCACCATGGGCGCGCTTTGCAACCCGGCTGGCCGGCCCAAACCCGGCTCCGTCGGCCTGCCGGTTTTTGATACCGAGTGCCGGGTGGTGGACCCGGAATCCGGTGAGCCGCTTCCCCCCGGTCAAGAGGGTGAAATCTGCATCAAGGGGCCGCAGGTCATGGCCGGATACTGGAACCGGCCGGAGGAGACCGCCCAGGTTCTAAAAGACGGCTGGCTGTATACGGGCGATATCGGCCGGGAGGATGAAGAGGGGTACTTCTATATCACCGACCGAAAGAAAGACATGATCATTTATAAAGGCTACAATGTCTACCCGCGGGAGATCGAAGAGATCCTCTACACCCACCCGGCGGTGGAACTGGCCGCTGTGCTCGGCAAAAAGGATGATACCGGAAATGAAATCCCGGTGGCGTTTGTGAAGGTAAGGGACGGCATGCAGCCGGCCGAGGCGGAACTCATAAATGCCGTCAATGACAAGGTGGCGGCGTACAAAAAACTCCGGCAGGTGATTTTCACGGATGATATTCCGGTATCCATGGCCGGCAAGGTGTTAAAACGCGAACTGCGGGAGCGGCTGTAA
- a CDS encoding SDR family oxidoreductase: MEKVLNRRFPNKRVVITGAGSGLGRTLAVDFARLGWSVGVNDIDRARAEETLGLVEKNGGKGFAMQGDVAKWTDVSALADEAAAQFQGADIVINNAGVPAAGVMEKIPVEDWQWIVDINLMGVIYGCKAFIPVFKSQGAGHIVNIASSAGIVSLPEMSPYNVTKAGVISLSETLRQELAGHNIGVTVACPSFFKTNLMDQCRYTDPRQLDMANALFEKSLCNAEKVSRHILRSVAKKRLYVITQIDGRLLWRVKRYMPEKFYKLMGFFYRKGYADKFLGVEPSQQALDN; this comes from the coding sequence ATGGAAAAGGTTTTAAACAGGAGGTTCCCGAATAAGCGGGTGGTTATTACCGGCGCCGGGAGCGGGCTGGGCAGAACCCTGGCGGTGGATTTTGCCAGGCTCGGCTGGTCGGTGGGGGTAAACGATATTGATCGTGCCCGGGCGGAGGAAACCCTGGGGCTTGTCGAAAAAAACGGCGGCAAGGGGTTTGCGATGCAAGGCGATGTGGCCAAGTGGACGGATGTTTCGGCGCTTGCGGATGAGGCGGCGGCCCAATTTCAAGGGGCGGATATCGTGATCAATAATGCCGGCGTGCCGGCTGCCGGGGTAATGGAGAAAATTCCCGTTGAAGACTGGCAATGGATTGTTGATATCAATCTAATGGGGGTTATATACGGATGTAAGGCGTTTATCCCCGTTTTTAAATCCCAGGGAGCCGGCCATATCGTCAATATCGCCTCTTCGGCCGGAATTGTCTCGCTCCCGGAGATGTCGCCCTATAATGTGACCAAGGCGGGGGTGATTTCACTCTCCGAAACCCTGCGGCAGGAACTGGCCGGCCATAATATCGGGGTGACGGTGGCGTGCCCTAGTTTTTTTAAAACCAATCTCATGGATCAATGCCGGTATACGGATCCGCGTCAGCTGGACATGGCCAACGCGCTTTTTGAAAAATCCCTGTGCAATGCGGAAAAAGTGAGCCGGCACATACTCCGCTCCGTCGCCAAAAAACGGCTGTATGTCATCACCCAGATCGACGGCCGGCTGCTCTGGAGAGTAAAACGCTATATGCCGGAGAAATTTTACAAGTTGATGGGCTTTTTCTACCGCAAGGGCTATGCGGATAAATTTTTAGGGGTTGAGCCCTCGCAACAGGCGCTGGATAATTAG